The Pyxidicoccus sp. MSG2 DNA segment CGAGCGGCGGGCAATCTTGTCCACCTCGTCGACGAAGATGATGCCCCGCTGGGTGTCCTCCACCGAATGGTTCGCCTTGAACAGGAGGTCCGAAATCATCACCTCCACGTCCTTCCCGTAATAACCCGCCTCCGTGTACTCGGTGGCGTCCACGGTGGTGAACGGGACATGGAGAATCTCGGCCAGGTTCCGGGCGATGTGCGTCTTGCCGCTGCCGGTGGGGCCAATCAGCAGGATGTTCGATTTCTTGATGAGCGACGTCCTGCGCAGCCGCCGTGCCTGCACGCGCTTGAGGTGATTGTGGGCGGCGATGGCCACCGCCCGCTTGGCGGCCTCCTGCCCGATGACGAAGTGATCCAGCCTGTCGAAGATCTCCCTCGGGGTCAGCACCGCCTCTTCCCTGCGTGCGGACGACTCCATGTACCCTCCCCTTCTATCCACGCGTCCTCCCGGACACCCTGGCAAAGGGTAGGAATTGAAAGGAACGCTGGCCCGTGGGACTACAGGGGTAGAGACCTGTCGGAGCCCGCCCGCCTGCCCCACCGGCAGGCGGCTGTTGATTGCGGTGGTGCTTTCCTATAGTTCCCGCGCCCTTCCGTTGTTCACGGGAGTCACCCCCTTTTTCCCAGGGAGCCTCGAGACGCCGATGCCCGCAAACGCCCCTCCGCACCGCTGGACCCTTGCCGACGCCCACGAGCTCTACGGAATCCGCAACTGGGGCAACCCCTACTTCGGCATCAACGAAAAGGGCCACGTGTGCGTCCACCCGGACGGGCCGCAGGCGCCCAACATGGACCTCAAGGAGCTGGTGGACGAGGTGCGCCGCCGGGGCATCGGGCTGCCGCTGCTCCTGCGCTTCACGGACGTGCTGCGCCACCGCGTGGTGCACCTCAACGAGGCGTTCAAGAAGGCCATCAACGACCAGGGCTTCAAGGGCGGCTACCGGGGCGTGTACCCCATCAAGGTGAACCAGCACCGCTACGTGGTGGAGACCATCATCGAGGCGGGCAAGGGCTACAACTACGGCCTGGAGGCCGGTAGCAAGCCGGAGCTGCTCGCGGTGATGGCGCTGCTCGACAACGAGGACGCGCTCGTCATCTGCAACGGCTACAAGGACGAGGAGTACATCGAGACGGCGCTCTTCTACTCGCGCCTGGGCCGCAACGTCATCCTCGTGGTGGAGAAGCCCAGCGAGCTGCCCCTCATCGCGGAAGTCGCGCGCCGCACGGGCATCGCCCCGCGGCTGGGCATGCGCGTGAAGCTGTCCACGCGCGGTGCCGGCAAGTGGGAGGCCAGCGGCGGAGACCGCTCCAAGTTCGGCCTGTCCTCCTCGGAGCTGATGAACTGCATCGGCTTCATGAAGGAGACGGGCATGCTCGCCTCCTTCGAGCTGCTGCACTTCCACCTGGGCAGCCAGATTTCCAACATCCGCAACGTGAAGAACGCGCTGCGCGAGGTGGGCTGCTTCTACGTGGAGGTGGCCCGCCAGGGCGCGCCGCTGAAGTACCTGGACGTGGGCGGCGGTCTGGGCGTGGACTACGACGGCTCGCAGACGAACTTCGCCTCCTCCATGAACTACACCACGGAGGAGTACGCCAACGACGTGGTGTTCGGCGTCATGGAGGCGTGTGACAGGGCCGGCGTGCCGCACCCCACC contains these protein-coding regions:
- the speA gene encoding biosynthetic arginine decarboxylase — encoded protein: MPANAPPHRWTLADAHELYGIRNWGNPYFGINEKGHVCVHPDGPQAPNMDLKELVDEVRRRGIGLPLLLRFTDVLRHRVVHLNEAFKKAINDQGFKGGYRGVYPIKVNQHRYVVETIIEAGKGYNYGLEAGSKPELLAVMALLDNEDALVICNGYKDEEYIETALFYSRLGRNVILVVEKPSELPLIAEVARRTGIAPRLGMRVKLSTRGAGKWEASGGDRSKFGLSSSELMNCIGFMKETGMLASFELLHFHLGSQISNIRNVKNALREVGCFYVEVARQGAPLKYLDVGGGLGVDYDGSQTNFASSMNYTTEEYANDVVFGVMEACDRAGVPHPTLVSESGRAVVAHHAVLVVDVLGTSEFDPAQVPDKVDEKAPSVVRNLMSTFREVTNKNLLEAWHDAQDAKEESLTLFSLGHLTLEQRVAAENIYWATCHKIMRIAKEDGEIPEELDSLEKALSDTYFCNFSVFQSLPDSWAIDQLFPMMPIHRLAEKPTRRATLADITCDSDGKIEHFIDKREVKDALELHALNDDDYYLGIFLVGAYQEILGDLHNLFGDTHAVQVSLGPNGGYLIDNVVAGDTVTEVLNYVSYTKDDLVAKLRKFTELALRNGRITLDESRSLLRMYEDGLSGYTYLEREVDASFASSANQLRLVPQPGTTPGQRNTLPPSGT